The nucleotide sequence GTTCGCCATTTCGTCATTTCGTCATTTTGGATAGCCTATCCAACTTTAGCTTTGCTTGTTTGGTGtgccatttttttttgtacaCGTTTTATcttcttattttatttttttaactaaaTTTGTACAATTTACTCatgcaaaattaaaaaaaaaaaaaaatagccaaATTGGCAAATGGTGGAACTAGCCACTGTCTAAGTGCCATATGtttaattttcaaaattaacGGTCAATGACGGAAAACTTTGTTTTAATCTTCCAGTAATTTCGGTTTTAACATTGTGGGGTATATTTACTTCCTTATCCTcgttttctatatttttaaacatcAGCATAACgctattattaatattttctttgttGTTTATTAGTTCTTTAATTACTACCTCGATTTCTgagaataaataattagaaataaaatataaaatgacaatatgtatataaaaaatgggcAATACAAATGTATAAGTGTGTATGCATAGCAGTAAtggtaaaatattttttcacttttattttgaacgatttaaaaatatttctatctatttaataattttttttatgactTACTaagaaaatcaaaatatggCTTCAGATCACTTAAACAATTtagaatattttcttcgttaatttcatcaaaatttgtaattattacatttgGTTCTTTATTTCCAGGGCCTcgaatatacatttttaaagttttttttataacttgTGATATAGTTACACTATTTGAGCTACATGTAACACAATTTCCTAACAGCCGTATGTATAAGTCATTCCCTTTTATGTCTACTAGCTCCACATCTCCATTATCTATTTGTAGTTTGGGTCTTATTAAATTCAAAACCTTTTCCGTATTTTCTGGATTTAATTCGTAATATAATTCTTCATCttgtttttcatttaatgaTAGTATTTTAAGTTTcgattgtttatttttattttgtatagcTGCTTTATTTCTGTGTGTGTTAATCATACCAGTATTGGTATTATCACAtccattatataaaaatgatagaTTGGATTTTGTATGTTTCAAGctaactatattttttgcacaCAACAAATAGAAGAATAAAGTAAGCTTCATGGAAGCGAGACCGTATTTCATCTTACtcacaaaaataaacacaTGGTTGTTTTTGCCTTTGGATTTCCATCAATTTAGTAATAACTAtttaatcatattttatatattatccaTATGTTcgaaaatggaaaaaatgtagtatataaaaaattaatctAATTGGCTTCTATGAAAATGGAATTATGCAAATATCCATTCATTTTAAAAGTGCTTActtaacataaaaataaacatatatacatgttttttttttaaaatatgttttttttatatttaatccTTTTTaggattatttttataactacTGTTTTACAATCCTGAAACTATTCTGTTatcttcatatttttttttcgcttAATTGCCAACCGCCCTTTCGTTTTACTCGCcacatatttaattttattattaatatttgattttttaccacatgaaataaaaagtaaataccttttaattttgcatcatattttatatcctATTTTTTGTGCCGCTTTTtgcttaaaaataaagagaaATTTGTTATTCATTTAGAAAGATGGATTAAGTTCTTATTTGTACAGgcataatattatacacacggtttatggaaaaaatgaGATTTGGATTTAAGCATGACAAAGTTTTATAAGGAATATTTGGGTGgagattattattttagcaaaatattttcatatataatatcatatgtttataataaagagagtttttttaaaaagcgAACCCTTaaatatgatttatttaGTAATTGCAAAAATAGTTTGCtcttaaaaagaaaaagaaatgtaAATGTGACcaagagaaaaaatatagtcgTTCATTTTCCTACTAGTGagatttgttatttttactaccactattttttatatattttaatacccCAATTtacctttttaaataattatgaaaagaaaaaaataattaacaaCATTTATCTAATTAGCaatcaaataaatgataGTGCAACAactcatatatataataaaataaaagcagAAGAAtttaacataattttttgtagtAGTATTTTACCACGAGAAAAGtatgattatattaataatttgacATTGtttttggaaaataaatattttctagACTTATATAATAAGGAAACACATCTCAATAATGGGCAAAGAAAGGAGAGCAAACAACAATGTAGCTACAACATTAGACATAATAAAGGAAGGAAAGAATATGgtcataaaaatagtagaaaaaacaatttaacatttttcaaTCCAAATGGAATAAACAGATTTTGTAAcaactttttatatgtcTCCTACAtttctaataataattttaaacaaaataagaTTGCAATAGTtcgaagaaaaaatatatttaactcatttataaaatataatactatagtagaaaatataaattcaaaaatacaTTGGATAAATCATTATTCCTTTTATGAGTTTTATTCCAAAGCATATCTTAGTTTTGTTAATTATAGGATGACCATACTTCAAAATATTGTGGATACACATTTTGAGAAATTAAgaaaaagtgaaaataaaaaagtgtgcttgaaaaaaaataagcataCAAACATATTACgtctatttttaaaatataaagatgttttattaaattcgagtatattttttaattttgctaagcaaataatata is from Plasmodium chabaudi chabaudi strain AS genome assembly, chromosome: 8 and encodes:
- a CDS encoding NifU-like scaffold protein, putative gives rise to the protein MKYGLASMKLTLFFYLLCAKNIVSLKHTKSNLSFLYNGCDNTNTGMINTHRNKAAIQNKNKQSKLKILSLNEKQDEELYYELNPENTEKVLNLIRPKLQIDNGDVELVDIKGNDLYIRLLGNCVTCSSNSVTISQVIKKTLKMYIRGPGNKEPNVIITNFDEINEENILNCLSDLKPYFDFLKIEVVIKELINNKENINNSVMLMFKNIENEDKEVNIPHNVKTEITGRLKQSFPSLTVNFEN